A single region of the Micropterus dolomieu isolate WLL.071019.BEF.003 ecotype Adirondacks linkage group LG18, ASM2129224v1, whole genome shotgun sequence genome encodes:
- the zbtb40 gene encoding zinc finger and BTB domain-containing protein 40 isoform X2 yields MMELPNYSSQLMQQLWALRKEGHFCDCTILVGDSPHRAHKLVLAASSMLFRSLLDGSDTISIDTALVSSQEFGCLLDMVYTGKLPLGKHNVSRIAAAADSLQMFDVAVGFKNVLTSLVNQQPPVPVLSTQTASLAVINKAQAVNPGGSASPNKGDSISHKTELQAELKKQDCLGAGEDTEEPACKRACVELSESSGSDCTPSVTEPEEATTAESVVEGNKTAAEVSNGPAIGLHSSQLVELLSNMSSVLELLSQAAQSSLDEQERQVVCQCCEEADPSSALEKLMSRVKEGQLSEGGLLRLLRTVQQKAPSSFPTPLLSLVEETEGNTQEPEGNQTGVDSGKQNGTRSEEQQEGEEENIKEETEEDEKVINDTVCTDSSSPPPPSSSPSSPSKPYSCRWCKKGFSFKCRMSAHAKRCPMSQECEQQCPQCPEKLANQRALQRHRAEAHRNTTRVKKKVACDLCGRTFAHPSGMIYHKRTEHFEEKPFACEDCGAKFGANSSLKNHMRLHTGEKPYRCKHCDMSFSVAAALAYHTKKKHSEGKMYVCQYCKAIFAQSIELTRHVRTHTGDRPYVCRECGKGYSQASGLTVHLHNFHNLSEPHDCQKCCLSFSSLEEHRQHIQEFHPKEFHKCPTCNKVFTSAVLLDKHKGTHTGTKPFSCDLCNKSYQQLSGLWYHNRTNHPDVFASHTRQLKTLVQCDVCFKFFPSAASVAKHQAAEHQGSASSTLHCPYCPAVLGGEEEMQEHISSQHISQSSEACSCSLCSLVCSSQLELQEHLLSCHMEAQEEQGAGEEQASTSRTVISADPTGSEGAESIMSEEQAQLAAAQQVFVALAGEREGGSSAEVVEVNMFELLNSSVTFICEDKPQHPDS; encoded by the exons ATGATGGAGCTACCCAACTACAGCAGCCAGCTGATGCAGCAGCTGTGGGCCTTGAGGAAGGAGGGCCACTTCTGTGACTGCACCATCCTGGTTGGAGACAGCCCTCACCGTGCACATAAACTGGTGCTGGCTGCCTCCAGCATGCTTTTCAG GTCTCTCCTGGATGGCTCCGACACTATCTCCATCGATACAGCCCTGGTTTCCTCACAGGAGTTTGGCTGTCTGCTGGACATGGTCTACACTGGCAAGCTGCCTCTAGGCAAACACAACGTCAGCCGCATTGCCGCCGCTGCAGACAGCCTGCAGATGTTCGACGTCGCTGTCGGCTTCAAAAATGTCCTCACCAGTCTTGTAAACCAGCAACCCCCGGTCCCAGTCCTTTCTACACAGACCGCAAGCCTCGCCGTGATCAACAAAGCTCAGGCTGTGAACCCTGGAGGTTCAGCTTCACCCAACAAGGGTGACTCGATTTCACACAAGACAGAGCTACAGGCTGAGCTGAAGAAGCAAGACTGTCTGGGCGCAGGTGAAGACACAGAGGAACCAGCATGTAAAAGAGCCTGCGTGGAGCTCTCGGAGTCCTCAG GTTCTGACTGCACCCCATCTGTCACAGAGCCTGAAGAAGCCACAACCGCAGAAAGCGTAGTGGAAGGAAACAAGACTGCAGCTGAGGTATCCAATGGGCCTGCCATTGGTCTGCATTCCTCTCAGCTTGTGGAGCTCCTCTCCAACATGTCATCGGTCCTGGAGCTGCTGAGCcaggcagcacagagcagcCTGGATGAACAGGAGAGACAG GTTGTGTGTCAGTGCTGTGAGGAGGCAGATCCCAGCTCGGCGCTGGAGAAACTGATGAGCAGGGTGAAGGAGGGGCAGCTCAGTGAGGGAGGGCTCCTCAGGCTTCTCCGGACTGTTCAACAGAAAGCTCCTTCCTCCTTCCCGACACCACTGCTGTCTCTGGTGGAGGAGACGGAGGGGAACACACAGGAGCCGGAAGGAAACCAAACTGGAG TTGACTCAGGAAAACAGAACGGCACCAGAAGTGAAGAACAgcaagagggagaggaagaaaacattaaggaggagacagaagaggacgAGAAAGTCATTAACGATACTGTATGCACAGactcttcctcccctcctcctccctcctcctccccttcctccccctccAAGCCCTACTCGTGTCGCTGGTGTAAGAAGGGCTTTTCCTTCAAGTGTCGGATGTCGGCCCACGCGAAGCGCTGCCCCATGTCCCAGGAGTGTGAGCAGCAGTGCCCACAGTGCCCCGAGAAGCTGGCCAACCAGCGGGCCCTGCAGCGGCATCGGGCGGAGGCTCACCGCAACACCACACGAGTGAAGAAGAAGGTGGCCTGTGACCTGTGTGGCCGGACCTTCGCCCACCCATCAG GCATGATTTACCATAAGCGTACCGAGCACTTTGAAGAGAAACCGTTTGCGTGTGAGGACTGCGGCGCCAAGTTTGGCGCCAACTCGTCTCTGAAGAATCACATGAGGCTGCACACGGGAGAGAAACCGTACCGCTGCAAACACTGTGACATGAGCTTCAGTGTGGCGGCTGCACTCGCATACCACACCAAAAAGAAACACTCTGagg ggaagatgtatgtgtgtcagtATTGTAAGGCCATCTTTGCCCAGTCCATTGAACTGACGCGTCACGTGCGAACACACACCGGCGATCGGCCTTATGTGTGTCGAGAATGTGGCAAAGGCTACAGCCAGGCCAGCGGGCTCACCGTCCACCTGCACAACTTCCACA ATTTGTCGGAGCCTCACGACTGTCAGAAGTGTTGTCTCAGCTTCTCCTCGTTGGAGGAGCATCGCCAGCACATCCAGGAGTTCCACCCAAAAGAGTTCCACAAGTGTCCCACCTGCAACAAGGTGTTCACCAGCGCCGTCCTGCTGGACAAACACAAGGGCACACACACTGGAACCAAGCCCTTCAGCTGTGACCTCTGCAACAAGTCTTACCAG CAACTGTCAGGCCTGTGGTATCATAACAGGACCAACCACCCTGACGTGTTTGCTAGCCACACCCGGCAGCTCAAGACCCTGGTCCAGTGTGACGTCTGCTTCAAGTTCTTTCCCAGCGCCGCCAGTGTGGCCAAACACCAGGCTGCTGAGCACCAAG GCTCGGCATCATCAACGTTGCATTGTCCCTACTGCCCGGCTGTGTTGGGCGGGGAGGAGGAGATGCAAGAGCACATCAGCAGCCAGCACATCAGCCAGAGCAGCGAAGCATGCAGCTGCTCCCTCTGCTCCCTGGTCTGCTCTTCCCAGCTGGAGCTGCAGGAGCACCTGCTCTCCTGCCACATGGAGGCACAGGAGGAGCAGGGGGCCGGAGAGGAGCAGGCCTCCACCTCGCGCACA GTGATTTCAGCAGATCCAACAGGCAGTGAAGGGGCGGAGTCAATCATGTCTGAGGAGCAGGCACAGCTGGCAGCAGCCCAGCAGGTGTTTGTGGCTCTGGCAGGTGAAAGAGAGGGCGGATCATCAGCGGAGGTGGTGGAGGTCAACATGTTTGAACTGCTGAACAGCTCAGTCACCTTCATCTGTGAGGACAAACCGCAACATCCTGACTCCTAA
- the zbtb40 gene encoding zinc finger and BTB domain-containing protein 40 isoform X1 gives MMELPNYSSQLMQQLWALRKEGHFCDCTILVGDSPHRAHKLVLAASSMLFRSLLDGSDTISIDTALVSSQEFGCLLDMVYTGKLPLGKHNVSRIAAAADSLQMFDVAVGFKNVLTSLVNQQPPVPVLSTQTASLAVINKAQAVNPGGSASPNKGDSISHKTELQAELKKQDCLGAGEDTEEPACKRACVELSESSGSDCTPSVTEPEEATTAESVVEGNKTAAEVSNGPAIGLHSSQLVELLSNMSSVLELLSQAAQSSLDEQERQVVCQCCEEADPSSALEKLMSRVKEGQLSEGGLLRLLRTVQQKAPSSFPTPLLSLVEETEGNTQEPEGNQTGVDSGKQNGTRSEEQQEGEEENIKEETEEDEKVINDTVCTDSSSPPPPSSSPSSPSKPYSCRWCKKGFSFKCRMSAHAKRCPMSQECEQQCPQCPEKLANQRALQRHRAEAHRNTTRVKKKVACDLCGRTFAHPSGMIYHKRTEHFEEKPFACEDCGAKFGANSSLKNHMRLHTGEKPYRCKHCDMSFSVAAALAYHTKKKHSEGKMYVCQYCKAIFAQSIELTRHVRTHTGDRPYVCRECGKGYSQASGLTVHLHNFHSENLMADLSEPHDCQKCCLSFSSLEEHRQHIQEFHPKEFHKCPTCNKVFTSAVLLDKHKGTHTGTKPFSCDLCNKSYQQLSGLWYHNRTNHPDVFASHTRQLKTLVQCDVCFKFFPSAASVAKHQAAEHQGSASSTLHCPYCPAVLGGEEEMQEHISSQHISQSSEACSCSLCSLVCSSQLELQEHLLSCHMEAQEEQGAGEEQASTSRTVISADPTGSEGAESIMSEEQAQLAAAQQVFVALAGEREGGSSAEVVEVNMFELLNSSVTFICEDKPQHPDS, from the exons ATGATGGAGCTACCCAACTACAGCAGCCAGCTGATGCAGCAGCTGTGGGCCTTGAGGAAGGAGGGCCACTTCTGTGACTGCACCATCCTGGTTGGAGACAGCCCTCACCGTGCACATAAACTGGTGCTGGCTGCCTCCAGCATGCTTTTCAG GTCTCTCCTGGATGGCTCCGACACTATCTCCATCGATACAGCCCTGGTTTCCTCACAGGAGTTTGGCTGTCTGCTGGACATGGTCTACACTGGCAAGCTGCCTCTAGGCAAACACAACGTCAGCCGCATTGCCGCCGCTGCAGACAGCCTGCAGATGTTCGACGTCGCTGTCGGCTTCAAAAATGTCCTCACCAGTCTTGTAAACCAGCAACCCCCGGTCCCAGTCCTTTCTACACAGACCGCAAGCCTCGCCGTGATCAACAAAGCTCAGGCTGTGAACCCTGGAGGTTCAGCTTCACCCAACAAGGGTGACTCGATTTCACACAAGACAGAGCTACAGGCTGAGCTGAAGAAGCAAGACTGTCTGGGCGCAGGTGAAGACACAGAGGAACCAGCATGTAAAAGAGCCTGCGTGGAGCTCTCGGAGTCCTCAG GTTCTGACTGCACCCCATCTGTCACAGAGCCTGAAGAAGCCACAACCGCAGAAAGCGTAGTGGAAGGAAACAAGACTGCAGCTGAGGTATCCAATGGGCCTGCCATTGGTCTGCATTCCTCTCAGCTTGTGGAGCTCCTCTCCAACATGTCATCGGTCCTGGAGCTGCTGAGCcaggcagcacagagcagcCTGGATGAACAGGAGAGACAG GTTGTGTGTCAGTGCTGTGAGGAGGCAGATCCCAGCTCGGCGCTGGAGAAACTGATGAGCAGGGTGAAGGAGGGGCAGCTCAGTGAGGGAGGGCTCCTCAGGCTTCTCCGGACTGTTCAACAGAAAGCTCCTTCCTCCTTCCCGACACCACTGCTGTCTCTGGTGGAGGAGACGGAGGGGAACACACAGGAGCCGGAAGGAAACCAAACTGGAG TTGACTCAGGAAAACAGAACGGCACCAGAAGTGAAGAACAgcaagagggagaggaagaaaacattaaggaggagacagaagaggacgAGAAAGTCATTAACGATACTGTATGCACAGactcttcctcccctcctcctccctcctcctccccttcctccccctccAAGCCCTACTCGTGTCGCTGGTGTAAGAAGGGCTTTTCCTTCAAGTGTCGGATGTCGGCCCACGCGAAGCGCTGCCCCATGTCCCAGGAGTGTGAGCAGCAGTGCCCACAGTGCCCCGAGAAGCTGGCCAACCAGCGGGCCCTGCAGCGGCATCGGGCGGAGGCTCACCGCAACACCACACGAGTGAAGAAGAAGGTGGCCTGTGACCTGTGTGGCCGGACCTTCGCCCACCCATCAG GCATGATTTACCATAAGCGTACCGAGCACTTTGAAGAGAAACCGTTTGCGTGTGAGGACTGCGGCGCCAAGTTTGGCGCCAACTCGTCTCTGAAGAATCACATGAGGCTGCACACGGGAGAGAAACCGTACCGCTGCAAACACTGTGACATGAGCTTCAGTGTGGCGGCTGCACTCGCATACCACACCAAAAAGAAACACTCTGagg ggaagatgtatgtgtgtcagtATTGTAAGGCCATCTTTGCCCAGTCCATTGAACTGACGCGTCACGTGCGAACACACACCGGCGATCGGCCTTATGTGTGTCGAGAATGTGGCAAAGGCTACAGCCAGGCCAGCGGGCTCACCGTCCACCTGCACAACTTCCACA gtgaaaacctAATGGCAGATTTGTCGGAGCCTCACGACTGTCAGAAGTGTTGTCTCAGCTTCTCCTCGTTGGAGGAGCATCGCCAGCACATCCAGGAGTTCCACCCAAAAGAGTTCCACAAGTGTCCCACCTGCAACAAGGTGTTCACCAGCGCCGTCCTGCTGGACAAACACAAGGGCACACACACTGGAACCAAGCCCTTCAGCTGTGACCTCTGCAACAAGTCTTACCAG CAACTGTCAGGCCTGTGGTATCATAACAGGACCAACCACCCTGACGTGTTTGCTAGCCACACCCGGCAGCTCAAGACCCTGGTCCAGTGTGACGTCTGCTTCAAGTTCTTTCCCAGCGCCGCCAGTGTGGCCAAACACCAGGCTGCTGAGCACCAAG GCTCGGCATCATCAACGTTGCATTGTCCCTACTGCCCGGCTGTGTTGGGCGGGGAGGAGGAGATGCAAGAGCACATCAGCAGCCAGCACATCAGCCAGAGCAGCGAAGCATGCAGCTGCTCCCTCTGCTCCCTGGTCTGCTCTTCCCAGCTGGAGCTGCAGGAGCACCTGCTCTCCTGCCACATGGAGGCACAGGAGGAGCAGGGGGCCGGAGAGGAGCAGGCCTCCACCTCGCGCACA GTGATTTCAGCAGATCCAACAGGCAGTGAAGGGGCGGAGTCAATCATGTCTGAGGAGCAGGCACAGCTGGCAGCAGCCCAGCAGGTGTTTGTGGCTCTGGCAGGTGAAAGAGAGGGCGGATCATCAGCGGAGGTGGTGGAGGTCAACATGTTTGAACTGCTGAACAGCTCAGTCACCTTCATCTGTGAGGACAAACCGCAACATCCTGACTCCTAA
- the zbtb40 gene encoding zinc finger and BTB domain-containing protein 40 isoform X3 produces the protein MMELPNYSSQLMQQLWALRKEGHFCDCTILVGDSPHRAHKLVLAASSMLFRSLLDGSDTISIDTALVSSQEFGCLLDMVYTGKLPLGKHNVSRIAAAADSLQMFDVAVGFKNVLTSLVNQQPPVPVLSTQTASLAVINKAQAVNPGGSASPNKGDSISHKTELQAELKKQDCLGAGEDTEEPACKRACVELSESSEPEEATTAESVVEGNKTAAEVSNGPAIGLHSSQLVELLSNMSSVLELLSQAAQSSLDEQERQVVCQCCEEADPSSALEKLMSRVKEGQLSEGGLLRLLRTVQQKAPSSFPTPLLSLVEETEGNTQEPEGNQTGVDSGKQNGTRSEEQQEGEEENIKEETEEDEKVINDTVCTDSSSPPPPSSSPSSPSKPYSCRWCKKGFSFKCRMSAHAKRCPMSQECEQQCPQCPEKLANQRALQRHRAEAHRNTTRVKKKVACDLCGRTFAHPSGMIYHKRTEHFEEKPFACEDCGAKFGANSSLKNHMRLHTGEKPYRCKHCDMSFSVAAALAYHTKKKHSEGKMYVCQYCKAIFAQSIELTRHVRTHTGDRPYVCRECGKGYSQASGLTVHLHNFHSENLMADLSEPHDCQKCCLSFSSLEEHRQHIQEFHPKEFHKCPTCNKVFTSAVLLDKHKGTHTGTKPFSCDLCNKSYQQLSGLWYHNRTNHPDVFASHTRQLKTLVQCDVCFKFFPSAASVAKHQAAEHQGSASSTLHCPYCPAVLGGEEEMQEHISSQHISQSSEACSCSLCSLVCSSQLELQEHLLSCHMEAQEEQGAGEEQASTSRTVISADPTGSEGAESIMSEEQAQLAAAQQVFVALAGEREGGSSAEVVEVNMFELLNSSVTFICEDKPQHPDS, from the exons ATGATGGAGCTACCCAACTACAGCAGCCAGCTGATGCAGCAGCTGTGGGCCTTGAGGAAGGAGGGCCACTTCTGTGACTGCACCATCCTGGTTGGAGACAGCCCTCACCGTGCACATAAACTGGTGCTGGCTGCCTCCAGCATGCTTTTCAG GTCTCTCCTGGATGGCTCCGACACTATCTCCATCGATACAGCCCTGGTTTCCTCACAGGAGTTTGGCTGTCTGCTGGACATGGTCTACACTGGCAAGCTGCCTCTAGGCAAACACAACGTCAGCCGCATTGCCGCCGCTGCAGACAGCCTGCAGATGTTCGACGTCGCTGTCGGCTTCAAAAATGTCCTCACCAGTCTTGTAAACCAGCAACCCCCGGTCCCAGTCCTTTCTACACAGACCGCAAGCCTCGCCGTGATCAACAAAGCTCAGGCTGTGAACCCTGGAGGTTCAGCTTCACCCAACAAGGGTGACTCGATTTCACACAAGACAGAGCTACAGGCTGAGCTGAAGAAGCAAGACTGTCTGGGCGCAGGTGAAGACACAGAGGAACCAGCATGTAAAAGAGCCTGCGTGGAGCTCTCGGAGTCCTCAG AGCCTGAAGAAGCCACAACCGCAGAAAGCGTAGTGGAAGGAAACAAGACTGCAGCTGAGGTATCCAATGGGCCTGCCATTGGTCTGCATTCCTCTCAGCTTGTGGAGCTCCTCTCCAACATGTCATCGGTCCTGGAGCTGCTGAGCcaggcagcacagagcagcCTGGATGAACAGGAGAGACAG GTTGTGTGTCAGTGCTGTGAGGAGGCAGATCCCAGCTCGGCGCTGGAGAAACTGATGAGCAGGGTGAAGGAGGGGCAGCTCAGTGAGGGAGGGCTCCTCAGGCTTCTCCGGACTGTTCAACAGAAAGCTCCTTCCTCCTTCCCGACACCACTGCTGTCTCTGGTGGAGGAGACGGAGGGGAACACACAGGAGCCGGAAGGAAACCAAACTGGAG TTGACTCAGGAAAACAGAACGGCACCAGAAGTGAAGAACAgcaagagggagaggaagaaaacattaaggaggagacagaagaggacgAGAAAGTCATTAACGATACTGTATGCACAGactcttcctcccctcctcctccctcctcctccccttcctccccctccAAGCCCTACTCGTGTCGCTGGTGTAAGAAGGGCTTTTCCTTCAAGTGTCGGATGTCGGCCCACGCGAAGCGCTGCCCCATGTCCCAGGAGTGTGAGCAGCAGTGCCCACAGTGCCCCGAGAAGCTGGCCAACCAGCGGGCCCTGCAGCGGCATCGGGCGGAGGCTCACCGCAACACCACACGAGTGAAGAAGAAGGTGGCCTGTGACCTGTGTGGCCGGACCTTCGCCCACCCATCAG GCATGATTTACCATAAGCGTACCGAGCACTTTGAAGAGAAACCGTTTGCGTGTGAGGACTGCGGCGCCAAGTTTGGCGCCAACTCGTCTCTGAAGAATCACATGAGGCTGCACACGGGAGAGAAACCGTACCGCTGCAAACACTGTGACATGAGCTTCAGTGTGGCGGCTGCACTCGCATACCACACCAAAAAGAAACACTCTGagg ggaagatgtatgtgtgtcagtATTGTAAGGCCATCTTTGCCCAGTCCATTGAACTGACGCGTCACGTGCGAACACACACCGGCGATCGGCCTTATGTGTGTCGAGAATGTGGCAAAGGCTACAGCCAGGCCAGCGGGCTCACCGTCCACCTGCACAACTTCCACA gtgaaaacctAATGGCAGATTTGTCGGAGCCTCACGACTGTCAGAAGTGTTGTCTCAGCTTCTCCTCGTTGGAGGAGCATCGCCAGCACATCCAGGAGTTCCACCCAAAAGAGTTCCACAAGTGTCCCACCTGCAACAAGGTGTTCACCAGCGCCGTCCTGCTGGACAAACACAAGGGCACACACACTGGAACCAAGCCCTTCAGCTGTGACCTCTGCAACAAGTCTTACCAG CAACTGTCAGGCCTGTGGTATCATAACAGGACCAACCACCCTGACGTGTTTGCTAGCCACACCCGGCAGCTCAAGACCCTGGTCCAGTGTGACGTCTGCTTCAAGTTCTTTCCCAGCGCCGCCAGTGTGGCCAAACACCAGGCTGCTGAGCACCAAG GCTCGGCATCATCAACGTTGCATTGTCCCTACTGCCCGGCTGTGTTGGGCGGGGAGGAGGAGATGCAAGAGCACATCAGCAGCCAGCACATCAGCCAGAGCAGCGAAGCATGCAGCTGCTCCCTCTGCTCCCTGGTCTGCTCTTCCCAGCTGGAGCTGCAGGAGCACCTGCTCTCCTGCCACATGGAGGCACAGGAGGAGCAGGGGGCCGGAGAGGAGCAGGCCTCCACCTCGCGCACA GTGATTTCAGCAGATCCAACAGGCAGTGAAGGGGCGGAGTCAATCATGTCTGAGGAGCAGGCACAGCTGGCAGCAGCCCAGCAGGTGTTTGTGGCTCTGGCAGGTGAAAGAGAGGGCGGATCATCAGCGGAGGTGGTGGAGGTCAACATGTTTGAACTGCTGAACAGCTCAGTCACCTTCATCTGTGAGGACAAACCGCAACATCCTGACTCCTAA
- the zbtb40 gene encoding zinc finger and BTB domain-containing protein 40 isoform X4: MMELPNYSSQLMQQLWALRKEGHFCDCTILVGDSPHRAHKLVLAASSMLFRSLLDGSDTISIDTALVSSQEFGCLLDMVYTGKLPLGKHNVSRIAAAADSLQMFDVAVGFKNVLTSLVNQQPPVPVLSTQTASLAVINKAQAVNPGGSASPNKGDSISHKTELQAELKKQDCLGAGEDTEEPACKRACVELSESSEPEEATTAESVVEGNKTAAEVSNGPAIGLHSSQLVELLSNMSSVLELLSQAAQSSLDEQERQVVCQCCEEADPSSALEKLMSRVKEGQLSEGGLLRLLRTVQQKAPSSFPTPLLSLVEETEGNTQEPEGNQTGVDSGKQNGTRSEEQQEGEEENIKEETEEDEKVINDTVCTDSSSPPPPSSSPSSPSKPYSCRWCKKGFSFKCRMSAHAKRCPMSQECEQQCPQCPEKLANQRALQRHRAEAHRNTTRVKKKVACDLCGRTFAHPSGMIYHKRTEHFEEKPFACEDCGAKFGANSSLKNHMRLHTGEKPYRCKHCDMSFSVAAALAYHTKKKHSEGKMYVCQYCKAIFAQSIELTRHVRTHTGDRPYVCRECGKGYSQASGLTVHLHNFHNLSEPHDCQKCCLSFSSLEEHRQHIQEFHPKEFHKCPTCNKVFTSAVLLDKHKGTHTGTKPFSCDLCNKSYQQLSGLWYHNRTNHPDVFASHTRQLKTLVQCDVCFKFFPSAASVAKHQAAEHQGSASSTLHCPYCPAVLGGEEEMQEHISSQHISQSSEACSCSLCSLVCSSQLELQEHLLSCHMEAQEEQGAGEEQASTSRTVISADPTGSEGAESIMSEEQAQLAAAQQVFVALAGEREGGSSAEVVEVNMFELLNSSVTFICEDKPQHPDS; encoded by the exons ATGATGGAGCTACCCAACTACAGCAGCCAGCTGATGCAGCAGCTGTGGGCCTTGAGGAAGGAGGGCCACTTCTGTGACTGCACCATCCTGGTTGGAGACAGCCCTCACCGTGCACATAAACTGGTGCTGGCTGCCTCCAGCATGCTTTTCAG GTCTCTCCTGGATGGCTCCGACACTATCTCCATCGATACAGCCCTGGTTTCCTCACAGGAGTTTGGCTGTCTGCTGGACATGGTCTACACTGGCAAGCTGCCTCTAGGCAAACACAACGTCAGCCGCATTGCCGCCGCTGCAGACAGCCTGCAGATGTTCGACGTCGCTGTCGGCTTCAAAAATGTCCTCACCAGTCTTGTAAACCAGCAACCCCCGGTCCCAGTCCTTTCTACACAGACCGCAAGCCTCGCCGTGATCAACAAAGCTCAGGCTGTGAACCCTGGAGGTTCAGCTTCACCCAACAAGGGTGACTCGATTTCACACAAGACAGAGCTACAGGCTGAGCTGAAGAAGCAAGACTGTCTGGGCGCAGGTGAAGACACAGAGGAACCAGCATGTAAAAGAGCCTGCGTGGAGCTCTCGGAGTCCTCAG AGCCTGAAGAAGCCACAACCGCAGAAAGCGTAGTGGAAGGAAACAAGACTGCAGCTGAGGTATCCAATGGGCCTGCCATTGGTCTGCATTCCTCTCAGCTTGTGGAGCTCCTCTCCAACATGTCATCGGTCCTGGAGCTGCTGAGCcaggcagcacagagcagcCTGGATGAACAGGAGAGACAG GTTGTGTGTCAGTGCTGTGAGGAGGCAGATCCCAGCTCGGCGCTGGAGAAACTGATGAGCAGGGTGAAGGAGGGGCAGCTCAGTGAGGGAGGGCTCCTCAGGCTTCTCCGGACTGTTCAACAGAAAGCTCCTTCCTCCTTCCCGACACCACTGCTGTCTCTGGTGGAGGAGACGGAGGGGAACACACAGGAGCCGGAAGGAAACCAAACTGGAG TTGACTCAGGAAAACAGAACGGCACCAGAAGTGAAGAACAgcaagagggagaggaagaaaacattaaggaggagacagaagaggacgAGAAAGTCATTAACGATACTGTATGCACAGactcttcctcccctcctcctccctcctcctccccttcctccccctccAAGCCCTACTCGTGTCGCTGGTGTAAGAAGGGCTTTTCCTTCAAGTGTCGGATGTCGGCCCACGCGAAGCGCTGCCCCATGTCCCAGGAGTGTGAGCAGCAGTGCCCACAGTGCCCCGAGAAGCTGGCCAACCAGCGGGCCCTGCAGCGGCATCGGGCGGAGGCTCACCGCAACACCACACGAGTGAAGAAGAAGGTGGCCTGTGACCTGTGTGGCCGGACCTTCGCCCACCCATCAG GCATGATTTACCATAAGCGTACCGAGCACTTTGAAGAGAAACCGTTTGCGTGTGAGGACTGCGGCGCCAAGTTTGGCGCCAACTCGTCTCTGAAGAATCACATGAGGCTGCACACGGGAGAGAAACCGTACCGCTGCAAACACTGTGACATGAGCTTCAGTGTGGCGGCTGCACTCGCATACCACACCAAAAAGAAACACTCTGagg ggaagatgtatgtgtgtcagtATTGTAAGGCCATCTTTGCCCAGTCCATTGAACTGACGCGTCACGTGCGAACACACACCGGCGATCGGCCTTATGTGTGTCGAGAATGTGGCAAAGGCTACAGCCAGGCCAGCGGGCTCACCGTCCACCTGCACAACTTCCACA ATTTGTCGGAGCCTCACGACTGTCAGAAGTGTTGTCTCAGCTTCTCCTCGTTGGAGGAGCATCGCCAGCACATCCAGGAGTTCCACCCAAAAGAGTTCCACAAGTGTCCCACCTGCAACAAGGTGTTCACCAGCGCCGTCCTGCTGGACAAACACAAGGGCACACACACTGGAACCAAGCCCTTCAGCTGTGACCTCTGCAACAAGTCTTACCAG CAACTGTCAGGCCTGTGGTATCATAACAGGACCAACCACCCTGACGTGTTTGCTAGCCACACCCGGCAGCTCAAGACCCTGGTCCAGTGTGACGTCTGCTTCAAGTTCTTTCCCAGCGCCGCCAGTGTGGCCAAACACCAGGCTGCTGAGCACCAAG GCTCGGCATCATCAACGTTGCATTGTCCCTACTGCCCGGCTGTGTTGGGCGGGGAGGAGGAGATGCAAGAGCACATCAGCAGCCAGCACATCAGCCAGAGCAGCGAAGCATGCAGCTGCTCCCTCTGCTCCCTGGTCTGCTCTTCCCAGCTGGAGCTGCAGGAGCACCTGCTCTCCTGCCACATGGAGGCACAGGAGGAGCAGGGGGCCGGAGAGGAGCAGGCCTCCACCTCGCGCACA GTGATTTCAGCAGATCCAACAGGCAGTGAAGGGGCGGAGTCAATCATGTCTGAGGAGCAGGCACAGCTGGCAGCAGCCCAGCAGGTGTTTGTGGCTCTGGCAGGTGAAAGAGAGGGCGGATCATCAGCGGAGGTGGTGGAGGTCAACATGTTTGAACTGCTGAACAGCTCAGTCACCTTCATCTGTGAGGACAAACCGCAACATCCTGACTCCTAA